The window CCACCTCTACCCACATTCATACGACCACCATCAGGACCAGGAAAACCCCGACCACGTCCAAATGAATCATCTCTCATTCCAAATCCGCCACTTCGGCCTCCAAACCCACCGCCACGCCCACCAAACTCACCTGCAGAATCCCAACGGCTACCACCACGGCCAGAGTCAAAACGGTTTACCATGCCTCTTCGGTCCTGATTAAAACCcggaccaccaccaccaccaccacgcaTTGCAATGTCCCTCACTTGAGGCGGTACTTGCTGGTTTGCTCCTTCCAGGACTTTGATCAAATCAGGTGCGTATTTCCAATCTTGCTCTGTAAAGAAAGTGAATGCAACTCCAGTTGCACCAGCTCGACCAGTTCTCCCGATACGATGGACATAGTCTTCAACACCAGTTGGAAAATCGTAGTTGATCACAACTCTGTAGTGGTATAACGCAATCAAAGGTAAGGAAGGTATCTTGATAATAAGCAAGCAAAGAGATATATATAACAAGAACTATTACAACAAACCTTATGTCTTTTATATCGAGCCCCCGGGCAGCAACGTCAGTAGCTATCAACACACACGACTTCCCGCTGCGGAACTGGTTAAGAACCCAATCTCTCTCGCCTTGAGATTTGTCTCCATGGATTACAACAGCACCAAAATTACGTCCAACGCTGCGTGAAAGATGGTCACAAAGCCTCTTTGTGGCACAGAATATTATAACTTTTGAACCTCGTTCTTGCGACCTAAGGATTTGCTCCAAACGCCTCTCCTTCTCCATTTGTGGGACAACTTCAACATACTGCAATAGTAAGCATGGAATTAGTAACCTCATCACCAACTTCTGTAGAAGGAAGTGATAAATAATGGTTTAGATGATCATCACCTGCGTTATCGCCTTGTTTGCAGCCAACTCATCTACGCTGCCTATGTTAACTTGGACAGGGTTCACGAGAAGATCGTTTGCAATTTTCCTAACTTCATTTGGCCAAGTCGCAGTGTACATAAGAGTCTGTCTCCGCGGAGGTATTTCATTCACAATCTTACGGATTTGGGGTTCAAAACCCATGTCAAGCATTCGATCTGCTTCGTCAAGCACAAGGAGGGAAACTTGTTGGAAATCAATCTTCCTCATCTCCAGTATGTCATTTAGGCGCCCAGGAGTTGCCACCACAATATCAGCTCCTCGTTCCAATTCTTGCAATTGAGGACCCTTTGGAGCTCCACCATACAAGCACTGATAACCAAAATATAGATAAGTATCCAAAAAAACAAGGAAGGCTCTATCAGCCATGACGACAAAAGTCAAAAGAGACTCGAATAAAACTCACAGTGCATGATATTCTGGAAGACCGGCCAAACCTAAGGGCTTCATTTTGTATCTGTGTAGCTAGCTCCCGAGTAGGAGCTAAGATCAAAACCGTGGGGCCATTGCGGGGGTCATTACGACAGTGCCTAAGAAGAGTGAAGGCAGGGATCAAGTATCCCAATGTTTTACCAGAACCAGTTTTTGCAATTGCAACTATATCCCTGTTCTGCAGAGCAATTGGCCATGTTTGAGCCTGGATCGGTGTTGGTGATGGAAATCCAGCAGAAAGCAACTGATAAACAAAAAACCATTAACACACAATAATGCTTACAGAACCAAGGCCATTAATAAAGTTCATAATAAAACTGACCTCTCTAAGTAATTCAGGTGGGAGACCACTAGATTCAAACGTGATGAATGGTGCTGGAATGTTCTCACCCTGCACAAGAGCGATAGATTTTTAAAAGTGGCACACAAATTAGAATATATGAGAAAAGCGCAAGGTTTAATACTATTCTAAAATGCTATTACTTATTCCAGTTGAAGTTCGTCCAATCCCACATTCTCAGTAGTTTTATGGACAAACATTCACTGAAACAACAATTGCAAAAAATTACAGCACATTACAGCTTAAAGAACTTAACAGCCAAAGGCAAGCAATCAAAGAATATGAACTTACAGTTACTGTGATTTCATGCTGTTTTCGGTAACTATCAACAGGCGAAAGATGGGGACCATCAGGAGTTGTTACAAAATGAGGCCTTCCTACGGTTGGAAAAGCTGGACCAGCGTGTCCGTATGGTCCATGCCCTGTCTGCCCCATGGCCGGATCAGCATGTGCAGGTGGACCGCCACCTATCCTTATATCCtgcatattattttaaaatggttCTTTACCTGAGAAATGACTCCGAGGCAAAGATATTTCACAAGATAAAAAAGATAGGAGAAAGTGATCATCTGCAGCTAACCTCAGGCATTGCTGCAGGATGGCGTGGCTGTGCACCTCTCATCGGCCCTTCCATTCTTGTGTTACCGTAGGAGTCATTTCCAGGTCTAGCTTGTAGATTATTCTCATAGGTATTATTAGATCGGAAAGGGGAAGCATGAGACTTCTGGTGCAACATTTGGTCCATGTGATGTGGAGGCCTAGGTCCAAGCTGCTGGTGAGCCAGATTAGCCCCTGGCTGTTGAAACTGTGTGACTGCAGCAGGGTGTTGAAAGTTTCCTTGAGGTCCACTGTATTGCTGAGTTGCATTTGGTCTTTGTGATGATGCCTTAGCCTCAAAGGCGGTATTTTGAGATGGGGAAGCTTCAGAATTTTGTAAATGGGGTTGTGAAAACCCAGTTTTCTCACCCCTATGGAACTCCTCCCCCTCCCTCTTTGGAGGCATTGAGTTGTACTCTTGCTGGCTCGGAAACTGCTGACCCTGGGGACCCATCTGAGGTGGCGTCTGATGTGAACTTTGAGTCCCTTGTTGTTGCATGTAAGGACGATAACCCATGTACTGTTGTTGTGAATGTGGATACTGATGGCTCAGCTGCTGAGGCATCTGTGAATGCTGGTTCTGCATtgcttgctgctgctgctgctgctgtggTGTTGGCTGATACGTCTGTTGAGAAGGATGCCCATGTGGCTGCGGCGCCATAGATTGGCCCTGTGGTTGTGAAAACTGTTGACCTGATTGTTGAGGCATCTGCTGTCCCggatgctgctgctgctgcatcATTTGGGGCCTTCCATGTTGAGATGGGAACTGCTGAGGCTGTTGTTGTAAACCATGTTGCTGAGGCACATGACCAACGGGCTTTCCTAGCTCAAGCTGAGCTTGATGTCCTTGTTGTCCTGCGGAAGGTACAGGAATCTGAGCTAGCTTCGGAGGAGCACCAGCTGGCAAAGGTGGAGAAGGTCTTTCGTATTGAGTAACGTTCGTTTCAGGATTCCAGTAATACAAAACGCCGCTGCTTCCATCGATAAGTCCCTTCCATGGTTTGGGAAGAGTGGGATCCTCTGGAGCGTATCGTGGACCAGCAGAAGCTGGAGCTGCTTCTGCCGTAGCCATATGCAAAGGCTCTGCAATCAGAGAAATTCTCATGTTATCATCTTCAAGAGACCTAATTAACCTAAGCTTTGACACTATGATTCATCAACGAGATAGTTAATCTAGGCTAACGTGCACAAAATCAAATCATTCAACAATCGATTAACATCATCTGCTTTCCACGAGACTATAACACAAGACATGCCGATAAATCCAACAATCGCCGATTAGATTTAGAGTTTGAGAGATACACTTACATCGACGGCGACGCCTGTGCGATGCAAAGAAGACGAATTTCTCCGGTGTCAACCAGAGAGATGACGTCGCTGCAAGCGAGAGACTATAGTAGAGACAAGGAGCTGGGTTTCGGCGTCTTGATTGAAGTAGTGAGGCTGGGGTTCACGAAAGAGAGAGAATAAGAAAAGCGTACGACGTCGTACTCGAGAGTTTTAATACGACAGTGTTTAATAGAACTTTGGGTAAATCTTTACTTGGGCCCAGCCCAAACGAAAATAAA of the Brassica rapa cultivar Chiifu-401-42 chromosome A03, CAAS_Brap_v3.01, whole genome shotgun sequence genome contains:
- the LOC103859161 gene encoding DEAD-box ATP-dependent RNA helicase 40 — its product is MATAEAAPASAGPRYAPEDPTLPKPWKGLIDGSSGVLYYWNPETNVTQYERPSPPLPAGAPPKLAQIPVPSAGQQGHQAQLELGKPVGHVPQQHGLQQQPQQFPSQHGRPQMMQQQQHPGQQMPQQSGQQFSQPQGQSMAPQPHGHPSQQTYQPTPQQQQQQQAMQNQHSQMPQQLSHQYPHSQQQYMGYRPYMQQQGTQSSHQTPPQMGPQGQQFPSQQEYNSMPPKREGEEFHRGEKTGFSQPHLQNSEASPSQNTAFEAKASSQRPNATQQYSGPQGNFQHPAAVTQFQQPGANLAHQQLGPRPPHHMDQMLHQKSHASPFRSNNTYENNLQARPGNDSYGNTRMEGPMRGAQPRHPAAMPEDIRIGGGPPAHADPAMGQTGHGPYGHAGPAFPTVGRPHFVTTPDGPHLSPVDSYRKQHEITVTGENIPAPFITFESSGLPPELLRELLSAGFPSPTPIQAQTWPIALQNRDIVAIAKTGSGKTLGYLIPAFTLLRHCRNDPRNGPTVLILAPTRELATQIQNEALRFGRSSRISCTCLYGGAPKGPQLQELERGADIVVATPGRLNDILEMRKIDFQQVSLLVLDEADRMLDMGFEPQIRKIVNEIPPRRQTLMYTATWPNEVRKIANDLLVNPVQVNIGSVDELAANKAITQYVEVVPQMEKERRLEQILRSQERGSKVIIFCATKRLCDHLSRSVGRNFGAVVIHGDKSQGERDWVLNQFRSGKSCVLIATDVAARGLDIKDIRVVINYDFPTGVEDYVHRIGRTGRAGATGVAFTFFTEQDWKYAPDLIKVLEGANQQVPPQVRDIAMRGGGGGGPGFNQDRRGMVNRFDSGRGGSRWDSAGEFGGRGGGFGGRSGGFGMRDDSFGRGRGFPGPDGGRMNVGRGGFGRFGNNNMDGRGFGRGGGGGGRGFSRGGGRFDNRRGRSRSRSPDLVRPRRSPSYSRSRSRSYSRSRSRSWSRSRSRSPRRSGHKRSRSYSRSPSPVYERRDRRPRVSGFDIKPPAESVVNPDTVGTAASETVVPAPLSERQGNGVVESEVEAALVDKP